From Apium graveolens cultivar Ventura chromosome 9, ASM990537v1, whole genome shotgun sequence, the proteins below share one genomic window:
- the LOC141686774 gene encoding uncharacterized protein LOC141686774 isoform X1, whose amino-acid sequence MSIFASIETTIKAKVFSYSSAYHKIFFDLQICLPNLTCSCTTPKILVLDTQSFITCRSSAHPRTPFMPDLTESEEPTVHAASQAREDSEYVRLVISSEPRVVDDDSLQPQPEQGTRSRRWWIKLMLWCVITGIASLAFLKWGVPFLFEKVLLPILQWEATAFGRPVLALVLVASLALFPVFLIPSGPSMWLAGMIFGYGLGFVIIMVGTTIGMVLPYVIGLLFRDRIHQWLKKWPQKAAMIRLAGEGSWLHQFRVVALFRVSPFPYTIFNYAIVVTSMRFWPYLWGSIAGMVPEAYIYIYSGRLIRTFADVQYGNHHLTLVEIIYNIISLIIAIITTVAFTIYAKRTLNELESAEKNGETATIATEMEKLPLERPKHLSLPVSLS is encoded by the exons ATGAGCATATTTGCATCGATAGAAACTACAATAAAAGCAAAAGTCTTTAGCTATTCATCTGCTTATCATAAAATCTTCTTTGACTTGCAAATTTGTCTACCGAATCTTACTTGTAGTTGTACAACCCCCAAGATTTTAGTTTTAGACACACAAAGCTTCATTACTTGCCGAAGCTCAGCCCACCCACGAACCCCATTT ATGCCAGATTTAACTGAATCAGAAGAACCCACTGTGCATGCTGCAAGTCAAGCAAGGGAAGATAGTGAATATGTAAGGCTGGTTATATCCAGTGAACCCAGAGTAGTTGACGATGATAGCTTACAACCTCAACCAGAACAGGGAACTAGGTCTCGAAGGTGGTGGATCAAGCTCATGTTATGGTGTGTGATTACCGGAATAGCTTCTCTGGCATTTTTAAAATGGGGGGTGCCATTTCTTTTTGAGAAG GTCCTTCTTCCAATCCTGCAATGGGAAGCCACGGCTTTTGGTCGTCCAGTTCTTGCTCTGGTTCTTGTTGCCTCTCTCGCATTGTTTCCTGTATTCTTAATTCCTTCTGGTCCTTCCATGTGGCTGGCTGGAATGATTTTTGGATATGGTCTTGGATTTGTGATAATTATGGTTGGCACAACTATTGGGATGGTTCTACCATATGTGATTGGTTTACTATTTCGAGATCGAATTCAT CAATGGTTAAAAAAATGGCCACAAAAAGCTGCTATGATTAGACTGGCAGGGGAAGGAAGCTGGCTCCATCAATTTCGGGTGGTTGCACTGTTTAGGGTTTCACCATTCCCATACACTATCTTTAACTATGCAATAGTAGTGACTAGTATGCGATTCTGGCCCTATCTATGGGGATCAATAGCAGGAATGGTTCCAGAAGCGTACATCTACATTTATAG TGGACGGTTGATAAGGACATTTGCGGACGTTCAATATGGGAACCATCACCTGACACTAGTAGAAATCATATACAATATTATATCTTTGATAATAGCCATCATCACTACTGTTGCATTTACCATATATGCTAAAAGAACTCTAAATGAACTTGAAAGTGCAGAGAAAAATGGAGAAACTGCTACGATAGCTACCGAAATGGAGAAGCTTCCACTTGAAAGACCGAAGCATCTTAGTCTTCCAGTATCGTTATCATAG
- the LOC141686774 gene encoding uncharacterized protein LOC141686774 isoform X2, whose product MLWCVITGIASLAFLKWGVPFLFEKVLLPILQWEATAFGRPVLALVLVASLALFPVFLIPSGPSMWLAGMIFGYGLGFVIIMVGTTIGMVLPYVIGLLFRDRIHQWLKKWPQKAAMIRLAGEGSWLHQFRVVALFRVSPFPYTIFNYAIVVTSMRFWPYLWGSIAGMVPEAYIYIYSGRLIRTFADVQYGNHHLTLVEIIYNIISLIIAIITTVAFTIYAKRTLNELESAEKNGETATIATEMEKLPLERPKHLSLPVSLS is encoded by the exons ATGTTATGGTGTGTGATTACCGGAATAGCTTCTCTGGCATTTTTAAAATGGGGGGTGCCATTTCTTTTTGAGAAG GTCCTTCTTCCAATCCTGCAATGGGAAGCCACGGCTTTTGGTCGTCCAGTTCTTGCTCTGGTTCTTGTTGCCTCTCTCGCATTGTTTCCTGTATTCTTAATTCCTTCTGGTCCTTCCATGTGGCTGGCTGGAATGATTTTTGGATATGGTCTTGGATTTGTGATAATTATGGTTGGCACAACTATTGGGATGGTTCTACCATATGTGATTGGTTTACTATTTCGAGATCGAATTCAT CAATGGTTAAAAAAATGGCCACAAAAAGCTGCTATGATTAGACTGGCAGGGGAAGGAAGCTGGCTCCATCAATTTCGGGTGGTTGCACTGTTTAGGGTTTCACCATTCCCATACACTATCTTTAACTATGCAATAGTAGTGACTAGTATGCGATTCTGGCCCTATCTATGGGGATCAATAGCAGGAATGGTTCCAGAAGCGTACATCTACATTTATAG TGGACGGTTGATAAGGACATTTGCGGACGTTCAATATGGGAACCATCACCTGACACTAGTAGAAATCATATACAATATTATATCTTTGATAATAGCCATCATCACTACTGTTGCATTTACCATATATGCTAAAAGAACTCTAAATGAACTTGAAAGTGCAGAGAAAAATGGAGAAACTGCTACGATAGCTACCGAAATGGAGAAGCTTCCACTTGAAAGACCGAAGCATCTTAGTCTTCCAGTATCGTTATCATAG